The Anaerobaca lacustris DNA window TATACGACGAAGCGGCCGCCAGGTCAAATGATTTCTCTCGCGGCGCGCCCTTTTTCCAGTCGGGCGAGGCGATTACCCCGTCAGGCATCCGGAGATTCGCACGTCTTCGGCGAAGGCCTTGACCTCGACGCTTGCAAGACCGATCTCGTCTGCGAGCGAGGCCATCGGCCCGGCGAGATCGACCGCGCCCTGCGGCCCGAGGATCTTCGGTGCCACGTACGCGCAGACCTCATCGGCCAGGCCTTGTTTGAGGAACGACGCGAGGACTGTCGGTCCGCCTTCGACGAGCACCTGCTGAACGCCTCGCCGACCGAGTTCATCGAGCAGCAGCGGCAGATCGCAGGCTTCGGACGAGCCATCGCAGGCGAGCAGCTCGACACCGCGCTTGGCGATGCGCTCGGCGTGTCTGGCGTTCGCGTCGAGGGCTGCCTGACGCGTGCAGATCAGGATGGGGCTCGCCTTGGGCGTGCGCAGCAGGCGCGACTTCAGCGGGATCTTCAGCGTGCTGTCGAGCACGATGCGCAGAGGCTTCTTGCCTTTGCTCGGTCGCGGCGTCAGCATGCAATCGTCCGCAAGGACCGTGTTGATGCCGACGAGGATCGCGCCGACGCGGCGGCGCAGCTTGTGGGCGTCCTTGCGGCTCAGCTCGTTCGAGATCCAGCGCCGCTCGGGGCCCTGCTGGGCGTACGCGAGCCTGCCGTCGAGGCTCTGGGCCCATTTCAACACGACCCAGCACTTGCCGGTGGTGGTGTGCTTGAAGAACGGCGCGTTGAGCTGCCTGGCCTGCTCCTCGCAGAGGCCGACCTCGACGTCGATGCCCGCCTGGCGCAGTCGTTCGACGCCTTTGCCGGAAGCGTGCGGGGAGGGATCGAGGGTCGCGACGACGACGCGGGCCAGCCCGGCCGTGATGATCGCCTCGGTGCAGGGCCCGGTCTTGCCCTCATGGCAACAGGGCTCCAGCGTGACGTACATCGTCGCCCCTTCGGGCTTGACGCTCAGGTTCCGGCAATCGTCGATCGCATTGACCTCCGCGTGGGGGCCGCCGAACTTCTTGTGGTAGCCCTTGCCGACGAGCTGGCCGGCCTTGACGATGAAGCAGCCGACCGCCGGATTGGGCTCGACCGAGCCGATTCCTTTCTCTGCCAGCTTCAGCGCCGACATCATGAATTTCTCATCCTGTCCATTCACGCTAATTCGCCTTTCCCGAAAGCATCTCCATGAATTGTCGTTCGTCGATCACGGTCGCGCCGAGTTCGCGGGCCTTGTCGAGCTTGCTGCCCGGCTCGGCGCCCACCACCACGAAATCCGTCTTCTTGCTGACACTGCTGGACGCCTTCCCCCCGGCGTCCTTGATCGCCTGCTGGGCCTGCTGTCGGGTGAAGTTCTCCAGCGAACCAGTAATTACGAAGGTCCTTCCAGCAAGCAGCGATTGCGCTGTCGGCGCCGCCGACTGCATCTCCATGTTCACACCGGCAGCCTTGAGACGCTGGATCAATTCCCGTCTCTCAGGGCGCGAGAGGTCGTCAACAATGGCCGTCGCCATAACCTTGGCGATGCCGGGGATCTTCGATGTCACCGCCTTCCTGCCAGGCCTGGACTCGATGAATGCGTCAAGGTCAGCATCGAGCAGCTTGTCCATCGACCGGAAATGCTTCGCCAGGATGACAGCCGTCTCCGCACCTACGTGTGGGATGGCTAGGGCGTTGATCAAGCGCGGGAGATCACGCCTCTTAGAGTCCTTGATGGCCTTGACTAGATTCTCTGCCGATGTCTCACCCTGACGATCCAGGGACGCGATATCCTCGGCTGGAAGCTTGTAGAGATCCGCCACATCCCGAACAAGCCCTGCGGCAAGAAGCTGGTCGACCACCTTCTCCCCGAGACCCTCAATATCCATGCACCCACGCGAGGCATAGTAAATGATCGCTTCCCGCCCGATCGCTGGGCACGCCGGATTCGAGCAGCGTAGCGCAACCTCGTCCTTCCGTCGCACGGCGTCACTCCCACAAACGGGGCATTGTCTGGGTACCGGGAAAGGCTCGGCCCCCGGTGGACGCCGTTCGGTCTTGACCTCGACCACCTGTGGGATGATCTCGCCGGCCTTTTCGATGACGACGGTGTCGCCGATGCGAACATCGAGCCGCCGCATCTCGTCGAAGTTGTGCAGGCTCGCCCGCCTGACGGTCGTACCCGAAAGCGAGACGGGCGCCAGGTTGGCCACCGGCGTCAGGGCCCCGCTCTTGCCCACCTGAACCGCAATCGACTCGACCACCGTCTCGGCCCGTTCGGCGGGAAACTTGTAGGCGATACACCAGCGGGGCGCCCGTCCGGTGGCGCCGAGAATGTCGCGCTGATCGTATCGATTGACTTTGACGACCATGCCGTCGGTCTGATAATCCAGCTCGAACCGCTTGGGACCCCACGCCAGGCAGATCTCGATGACTTCGTCGATGTTCTTCGCCCGCCGGATATGGGGGCTCACCGGCAATCCCAAGGCCCGCAGTCGTGCCAGCGTGTGATCGTGGTCACCGGCCAGCGGCTGCGAGACCTCGCCAGTGGCGTAGGCGAAGAACGCGAGATTGCGCGTGGCCGTGATGCGGGCATCGAGCAGCTTGAGCGACCCGGCCGCCGCGTTGCGCGGGTTCGCAAACGGCGGCTCGCCCGCCTCCGTCCGTATCCGGTTCAATTCGACGAAGGAACGCGTGGGCATGTACACCTCGCCTCGCACCTCAAGGACGGCCGGGACCGCGTCGCCGTCGAGCAGGGACAGGGGGATCGCCTTGATCGTTCGGATGTTGGCGGTGACGTCGTCGCCCACCTCGCCGTCGCCCCGCGTGGCGCCCGTAACCAGTCGCCCGTGCTCGTAGCGAAGGCTGACCGCCAGGCCGTCAATCTTGAGCTCCACCACGTAGTCGTACTCGGAGGTTTCGAGCTGCCGGCGGACACGTTCGTCGAAAGCCCGCAGCTCGTCGGCGCTGTAGGTGTTGTCTATGCTCAGCATGGGCACGGCGTGCCGCACGGTCGAGAACGCGTCGAGGGGCCGCCCGGAAACGCGCTGTGTGGGCGAGTCGGCGGTCACCAGCTCCGGGTGCGCCGCTTCGAGGTCCTTGAGCTCGGCGAACAGCGCATCGTATTGCCGGTCGTCGATCTCGGGGTTGCTGAGCACGTAATACAGATGGTCGTGCCTTCGGATCTCCCGCCGCAGTCGATCCATCCGTTGCTTGACGTCACCAGCCTTAGCCATTCGATCGTCGTTCCTCAATCCTGCGGGCCCCTTCGCCGGCCCGACGACCGATTATAATCCGAAGATGCGGGAGGTTGCCACGATGAAATTGACCCGGGCCGACGAGGCGACCCAGGCGACGAGAGGGGACCGAGCGACCGTTGCAGCCTGCAGGGCAGAAAAAACCACCCTCCTCCAGGAAATCAACCGGTTCGCGGGGGCGTTGACCGGATGTGGGCTGCTACGGTCACTACGATCGTGCTCCCTAAGTTTGGACGCTCATCAGCCGAGCCGGTACGGGGCGATCGCGACCTGTCGCCCGATCACCGCGACGGCGCCGTTCCACCGAATTGGCCGGTGGCCGGATCGTAGATGAACGTGCCGCGCGTACGCGACGTGATGTACACATATCGGCCGTTGATGCGAAGAATCGCTTCAACCGTCTGCTTGTCAAGAACACGGGCGGCGCCGGACAGCAGCAGCGCGCTGTGCATGTCCCTGCCGAGCTCGATGATCAGGTCGTCGGGGAAGCCGATCCGACGCATGATGCGCACGATGTCGTCCGAGCTGAGATCGGCCACTTCCTGGTTGCTCTGCGGCACAATCTGAATCCCCCGCACCTGACGCGACGGCTGTGCCTGCGAGGGCTCGGCCGTCCGACTGGGCGCACTGCGCCGGCTCCCGGAGCCGAGTTCGGACCATTCGGCCGGCTCCGCCCGACATCCCGCCACCACCGCAAGCACCGCCGAGGCCAGCAGTGCCGCGATGGCCACCGTACCTGCTATCTTCTGTCGTCTCATCCGCACGGCTTCTGCGCTCCTTGGCTCACGCATGTCATCTCAGGCGTGTTATACTATCGCGAATGTCGGCGTCGGAAAGGCCGCTCCTCGGCGCCTGGCCCGACGCCCCTGTACCGAGAGGCAGCGGCTGTATCTGCGGCGACGACGCACGAACGGTCGTGCCGTCGGGCACCAGATGCGCCGTCACGAATACGGCGATCTCCTTCGATACCTGCGTGCCGTCCGTGTTCTTGAACAGCCCGCCCAACAGCGGCAGGTTGCTCAGGCCAGGCACGCGCTTATCGGTCTTTCGCGAGCGGCTCTCGGTCAATCCGGCCAGCGCGACGGTACCACCGTCCTTGACGGTGACAACGTTCCTGGCAGTGCGCCGGGTCACCACCGGAAGCTGGGTACTGGAGCCACTCGGGATGCTGTCACTGACCTCTGTGGCCATCTCCAGCGTGATGTCGTTGTTGTCGCCAATCCGCGGCATGATGCTCAATTTCGTCCCGGATTCGATCATCACCATCTCAGACTGCATATAGAACGTACCCAGGTTGGCCGTCTGCGGCGTCAGGATGTAGTACTCCTCTGTCAGGACGCCGAGTTCCGACATCCGCCCGTCCTGTGCCAGGACCTGCGGATTCGAGACCACATCCGCCTGGCCGTTCTGCTGGAGCAGGTTCAACGCCATCAACAGGGAG harbors:
- the ligA gene encoding NAD-dependent DNA ligase LigA; the encoded protein is MAKAGDVKQRMDRLRREIRRHDHLYYVLSNPEIDDRQYDALFAELKDLEAAHPELVTADSPTQRVSGRPLDAFSTVRHAVPMLSIDNTYSADELRAFDERVRRQLETSEYDYVVELKIDGLAVSLRYEHGRLVTGATRGDGEVGDDVTANIRTIKAIPLSLLDGDAVPAVLEVRGEVYMPTRSFVELNRIRTEAGEPPFANPRNAAAGSLKLLDARITATRNLAFFAYATGEVSQPLAGDHDHTLARLRALGLPVSPHIRRAKNIDEVIEICLAWGPKRFELDYQTDGMVVKVNRYDQRDILGATGRAPRWCIAYKFPAERAETVVESIAVQVGKSGALTPVANLAPVSLSGTTVRRASLHNFDEMRRLDVRIGDTVVIEKAGEIIPQVVEVKTERRPPGAEPFPVPRQCPVCGSDAVRRKDEVALRCSNPACPAIGREAIIYYASRGCMDIEGLGEKVVDQLLAAGLVRDVADLYKLPAEDIASLDRQGETSAENLVKAIKDSKRRDLPRLINALAIPHVGAETAVILAKHFRSMDKLLDADLDAFIESRPGRKAVTSKIPGIAKVMATAIVDDLSRPERRELIQRLKAAGVNMEMQSAAPTAQSLLAGRTFVITGSLENFTRQQAQQAIKDAGGKASSSVSKKTDFVVVGAEPGSKLDKARELGATVIDERQFMEMLSGKAN
- the ribD gene encoding bifunctional diaminohydroxyphosphoribosylaminopyrimidine deaminase/5-amino-6-(5-phosphoribosylamino)uracil reductase RibD, encoding MNGQDEKFMMSALKLAEKGIGSVEPNPAVGCFIVKAGQLVGKGYHKKFGGPHAEVNAIDDCRNLSVKPEGATMYVTLEPCCHEGKTGPCTEAIITAGLARVVVATLDPSPHASGKGVERLRQAGIDVEVGLCEEQARQLNAPFFKHTTTGKCWVVLKWAQSLDGRLAYAQQGPERRWISNELSRKDAHKLRRRVGAILVGINTVLADDCMLTPRPSKGKKPLRIVLDSTLKIPLKSRLLRTPKASPILICTRQAALDANARHAERIAKRGVELLACDGSSEACDLPLLLDELGRRGVQQVLVEGGPTVLASFLKQGLADEVCAYVAPKILGPQGAVDLAGPMASLADEIGLASVEVKAFAEDVRISGCLTG